The segment GCTGCAGCTCAACGCCTTCGAGCCCGTGATCGCGCACTCGATCTTCCAGTCGATCACGTGGATGCGCCAGGCGATGTGGACGCTGCGCGTCAACTGCGTCGACGGCATCACCGCCAACCGCGACCGCCTGGGCGCGATGGTCGGCTCCTCGGTGGGCGTGATCACGGCGCTGACTCCGTTCATCGGCTACGCCGCCTCGGCCGCGCTGGCCAAGACGGCGCTGCTCACCAAGCGCAACGTCGCCGACCTCGTCGTCGAGGCGGGGCTCATGAGCCGCGAAGAGGTCACCAAGCAGCTCTCACCCGCACGCCTGTCGGGGCTGGAGGCTGTGACCGCCGCGATTCCGATCGTCGCGGCCGAAGACCTCGTCGAGCCCGTCGCCGACGCCTGATTCGACCCGCAACGCATCGACGGCCGGCCCAGAGGGGTGCCGGCCGTCGATGCGTGAAGGCTCCGTGCGCGGTGATCAGTCGTCCAGGATGCGGCAGCGCGTGGTGAGCTCGCCGATGCCGTCGATGCCGACGGTGACCGTGGAGTGATCGCGCAGAAAGATCTGCGGGTCGCGCGAGTATCCGGCGCCGCCGGGGCTGCCGGTGGAGATGAGCGTGCCCGGCATGAGGGTGAGCGACTGCGACAGGTGCTCGATGAGCGTGGCGACCGAGCGCACCATCTGGCCGGTGGAGGCATCCTGCACGGTCTGGCCGTCGACCACAGCCCAGATGTGCAGATCCTGCGGATCGGGGATCTCGTCGGCCGTGACCACGACCGGGCCGGTGGGCGTGAAACCGTCGAACGACTTGCATCGCGACCACTGCGCCTCGGAGAACTGGATGTCGCGGGCCGTGATGTCGTTGACCACGGTGTAGCCCCACACATGATCGAGGGCGTCGTCGCGGGAGACGTTCTTGGCCGAGGCGCCGATGATGACGCCCAGCTCTGCCTCGTAGTCCACGGATTCGCTGAGCGAGCGCGGCCATGACGTGGTGCACTCGTGCCCGGTGAGCGAGTTCGGCCACAGCGTGAAGACCGTCGGGGCGGTGTCGGTCTTCAGGCCGAGCTCGGAGGAGTGCGCCGCGTAGTTCAGACCCACGGCGAGCACGGCGGGCGGACGCTGCACGGCCGATGCGTACTCCAGCCCCGCCATCGGGAGCCGCTGCGTGGTTCCGGCAGCGGCGGTGCGCACGGCGTCGAGCAGGGCGGGGCCGCCGTCGATGAGCTCCTGCAGCGCGGCCGGAGCGTCAGCGAAGAGAGAAGCGACAGGAAGCGCCCCGGAATCGTCCAGCACGGCGAGAACCGCGGAGGGGGAGTCGGGGGTGCGCAGATGAGCGAACCGCATGTCTCCACGGTACCGGGATTCGCGCCCGTTCCGCGTGCGTTCGCCGCCGAGTCACGCGCTCATCCCGTGCGGGCGGCCCGTCTAGGCTTTGAGCATGAGCACCGGTGCCCCTTTTCCCTCGCCGCTGCCGGGCGCGCAACGCGCCGCGCCCGCATCCCCTCTTCCGACTGCGCGTTACGCTCCGCCGCCCGCTCCCGCGGCTCCGGAGGCGCCGCTGCCCGTCGTGCCGGCGCGCAAGGGACGATCGGTGTCGGTCTGGCTTTTCGGCCTGCTCGCCGTGCTGCTGCTCGGCCTCATCGCGTACTTCACCGCCTTCCTCGGTGCGGCGGCCTCGGTCGTGGGGCTCGTGCTCGCGCTCATCCCCCTCGGCGTCGTGCTGTTCGGCGTCTATCTCATCGACCGATGGGAGCCCGAGCCGCGCGGCGTCATGGCCTTCGCGATCGGATGGGGCGCGACCGCGGCCATCGCCATCGCGCTCGGCGTCGATCTTCTGATGAGCTTCGTCGTGCGCGGCCCCATGCGCGAGGTGTTCACGAGCGTGGTGCAGGCGCCCATCGTGGAAGAAGTCGGAAAGGGTCTCGGCGTGCTGCTGATCTTCGTCGTCGCACGTCGCGCATTCGATGGGCCCGTCGACGGTGTCGTGTACGGTGCGCTCGTCGGTGCCGGGTTCGCCTTCACCGAGAACATCCAGTACTTCGCCATCAGCCTCGTCGAGGGCGGCGGCGCCGAGCTGACCTGGACCTTCCTCCTGCGTGCGATCCTGTCGCCGTTCGCGCACGCCATGTTCACGGCCGTCACCGGATTCGCCATCGGACTCGTCGCGCGTCGGCAGGGATCGACGGGCGCGGCCGTCGGCGCGGGCATGCTCGGTCTTCTCGGTGCCGTCGTCCTGCACGCGCTGTGGAACGGATCGGCGCTGTT is part of the Microbacterium pseudoresistens genome and harbors:
- a CDS encoding fumarylacetoacetate hydrolase family protein — its product is MRFAHLRTPDSPSAVLAVLDDSGALPVASLFADAPAALQELIDGGPALLDAVRTAAAGTTQRLPMAGLEYASAVQRPPAVLAVGLNYAAHSSELGLKTDTAPTVFTLWPNSLTGHECTTSWPRSLSESVDYEAELGVIIGASAKNVSRDDALDHVWGYTVVNDITARDIQFSEAQWSRCKSFDGFTPTGPVVVTADEIPDPQDLHIWAVVDGQTVQDASTGQMVRSVATLIEHLSQSLTLMPGTLISTGSPGGAGYSRDPQIFLRDHSTVTVGIDGIGELTTRCRILDD
- a CDS encoding PrsW family intramembrane metalloprotease produces the protein MSTGAPFPSPLPGAQRAAPASPLPTARYAPPPAPAAPEAPLPVVPARKGRSVSVWLFGLLAVLLLGLIAYFTAFLGAAASVVGLVLALIPLGVVLFGVYLIDRWEPEPRGVMAFAIGWGATAAIAIALGVDLLMSFVVRGPMREVFTSVVQAPIVEEVGKGLGVLLIFVVARRAFDGPVDGVVYGALVGAGFAFTENIQYFAISLVEGGGAELTWTFLLRAILSPFAHAMFTAVTGFAIGLVARRQGSTGAAVGAGMLGLLGAVVLHALWNGSALFGDFYALYFTLQVPLFVGFIIAIVALRREEEKVTRTRLTDYADAGWFTAQEVTMLATKGGRKAALAWAASLREDRRPLMRSFIRDATTLAAVRQRAVAGSDPLAAYDERALLARTAATRAALLAY